The following are encoded together in the Humulus lupulus chromosome 5, drHumLupu1.1, whole genome shotgun sequence genome:
- the LOC133779062 gene encoding uncharacterized protein LOC133779062, with amino-acid sequence MVKLGARWRVGSASTIDVLEQSWLPDMENPYISKVVNSHEELSSWYWSKELFGGYSVKSAYKLLQVLNGRWSMGDNSGFWRKVWNLKIPQKVKNFLWTSLSNCLPTLAMLQRNNEVMGVLFWFEALCNSSTVDIIRVVAKICWAVWRALNDLVWNNKSLVVEVVVHCTLTYLEQWDRAQDKGSEGPSVSGVLLGYVEHWTKPGINIVKVNYDATIFASENKFGFRWIARDHGGN; translated from the exons ATGGTTAAATTAGGTGCTCGTTGGAGAGTGGGATCAGCATCTACGATTGATGTTCTGGAGCAATCGTGGCTTCCTGATATGGAGAATCCTTATATTTCCAAGGTTGTAAA TTCTCATGAGGAACTCAGTTCTTGGTATTGGTCTAAGGAGCTTTTTGGTGGTTATTCGGTCAAAAGTGCTTATAAGTTGCTCCAAGTTTTGAATGGTAGATGGAGCATGGGGGATAATTCTGGCTTTTGGAGAAAGGTGTGGAACCTAAAGATCCCTCAAAAAGTCAAGAATTTCTTATGGACATCTTTGTCTAATTGTTTGCCTACTCTTGCTATGTTACAAAGAAATAATGAAGTTATGGGTGTCCT ATTCTGGTTTGAAGCTTTGTGTAACAGCAGCACTGTGGACATTATTAGGGTGGTGGCAAAGATCTGTTGGGCTGTGTGGCGTGCCCTTAATGATTTAGTTTGGAATAATAAAAGTTTGGTTGTTGAGGTGGTGGTACATTGTACACTTACATACCTTGAACAATGGGATAGAGCTCAAGATAAAGGCAGTGAGGGCCCCTCGGTTTCAGGTGTTTTACTTGGATATGTTGAGCATTGGACTAAACCAGGTATTAATATTGTCAAGGTTAACTATGATGCAACTATTTTTGCTTCTGAAAACAAGTTTGGCTTCAGGTGGATTGCTAGAGATCATGGGGGAAATTAG